In Rhizobium sp. CIAT894, the following are encoded in one genomic region:
- a CDS encoding sugar ABC transporter ATP-binding protein: MNHSSDIPSPGAPGTPFLSLAGVGKTYPGVVALEDLSMDIMPGEVIGLVGENGAGKSTLMKILGGVIAPDRGTILLDGAEHRSFTVESSISSGIAFVHQELNLFDNLDVAANIFLGREPLKAGPFKLVDRDRLRDMVKPLLKRVGAHFSADTPVASLSLAEQQMVEIAKALSINARLVIFDEPTSSLPLAETERLLSIIKSLKADGISVIFISHRLHEVERVADRVVVLRDGTLVGTLARKDIGHDQMVKLMIGRVLAARTAKPQRSPGPVALQASGVRTEAYPGRPVDLEIRYGEIMGLAGLVGSGRTELARVFFGIERSYGGTILQDGQEISVHSARDAVARGIFLVPEDRKRNGILLDLPIAQNISLADLRKLSRRFMLSAERETAAAEKQRLRLGIKAPSVSTRTGTLSGGNQQKVVLAKWLSMSPKVMIFDEPTRGIDIGAKNEIYGLMRALADAGVAILMISSDMEEVIGVSDRIAVMHEGRIAGILEEDEFSQESVLLLAVGKRVK; the protein is encoded by the coding sequence ATGAACCATAGTTCCGACATCCCGTCACCGGGCGCGCCCGGAACGCCATTCCTGTCGCTTGCCGGCGTTGGCAAGACCTATCCGGGCGTCGTTGCGCTCGAAGACCTGTCAATGGACATCATGCCAGGCGAGGTCATCGGCCTTGTCGGCGAAAACGGCGCTGGAAAATCGACGCTGATGAAGATTCTCGGCGGCGTGATCGCCCCCGACCGGGGCACGATCCTGCTCGACGGGGCGGAGCACCGGTCCTTCACTGTGGAATCGAGCATCTCATCCGGCATCGCCTTCGTGCATCAGGAACTCAATCTCTTCGACAATCTCGACGTTGCGGCCAATATTTTCCTCGGCCGCGAGCCGCTGAAGGCCGGACCTTTCAAGCTCGTCGATCGCGATCGGCTGCGAGACATGGTGAAGCCGCTGCTGAAGCGCGTCGGGGCGCATTTTTCCGCCGACACGCCGGTGGCGTCGCTTTCCCTTGCCGAGCAGCAGATGGTGGAAATCGCCAAGGCGCTGTCCATCAACGCCAGGCTCGTCATTTTCGACGAACCGACGTCCAGCCTGCCGCTGGCCGAAACCGAACGGCTTCTCAGCATTATCAAATCGCTGAAAGCCGACGGCATCAGCGTCATTTTCATCTCGCATCGTCTCCACGAGGTTGAGCGCGTCGCCGACCGCGTCGTCGTGCTGCGCGACGGCACGCTTGTCGGCACGCTCGCCAGGAAAGACATCGGCCATGATCAGATGGTCAAGCTGATGATCGGCCGGGTGCTTGCGGCCCGGACTGCAAAACCGCAGCGCTCGCCCGGCCCGGTGGCGCTGCAGGCAAGCGGCGTGCGCACTGAGGCCTATCCCGGCCGTCCCGTCGATCTGGAAATCCGCTATGGAGAAATCATGGGGCTTGCGGGCCTCGTGGGGTCGGGCCGCACCGAGCTTGCAAGGGTCTTCTTCGGAATCGAGCGGAGCTACGGCGGAACCATCCTGCAGGACGGGCAGGAAATTTCCGTCCATTCCGCCCGCGACGCCGTCGCTCGCGGCATTTTCCTGGTGCCGGAGGATCGCAAGCGCAACGGCATTCTTCTCGATTTGCCGATCGCCCAGAACATAAGCCTTGCCGATCTCCGCAAGCTCTCCCGCCGTTTCATGCTTTCTGCCGAGCGGGAGACGGCGGCGGCCGAAAAACAACGGCTTCGCCTCGGTATCAAGGCACCCTCCGTTTCGACGCGAACCGGCACGCTGTCCGGCGGCAACCAGCAGAAGGTGGTGCTCGCCAAATGGCTGTCGATGAGCCCGAAGGTGATGATCTTCGACGAGCCGACGCGCGGCATCGACATCGGCGCGAAGAACGAGATCTACGGCCTGATGCGGGCGCTTGCCGATGCCGGGGTCGCGATCCTGATGATATCAAGCGACATGGAGGAGGTGATCGGCGTTTCCGACCGCATCGCCGTCATGCACGAGGGCCGGATCGCCGGCATATTGGAAGAGGACGAATTCAGCCAGGAAAGCGTCCTTTTGCTTGCTGTCGGCAAAAGGGTAAAATAG
- a CDS encoding transcriptional regulator: MKKVQRSFAVEYKNGRRKLDTRSNSIWGNMDLKLVARDLEEEAMPFLSGSSQSGKSDSEVSLPKADQPESLLTPPLGPSTTASDTQEMSMADETDTATSADVPTVVETPIAPKKQRKPRAKKVAALETASSDATAEPAAALAGPGSGRRRGRKVKAIESSASAKRAPVRRAPKAVQAAPATPMTAIDEMADLLQLEEENQRLRKLLAEKLRAENADLRKRLKLD; this comes from the coding sequence TTGAAAAAAGTGCAACGCAGTTTTGCCGTCGAGTACAAAAACGGCAGGCGAAAACTCGATACCAGGTCGAACTCGATCTGGGGCAACATGGATCTAAAATTAGTCGCTCGCGACCTGGAGGAAGAGGCAATGCCGTTTCTGTCGGGTAGCTCTCAGAGTGGCAAATCGGACAGCGAAGTGTCTTTGCCAAAAGCAGATCAACCAGAGTCGTTGTTGACACCGCCTCTCGGGCCGTCGACAACTGCATCAGATACACAGGAGATGAGCATGGCCGACGAGACTGACACGGCAACCAGTGCCGATGTGCCGACCGTTGTTGAAACGCCTATTGCGCCGAAGAAACAGCGCAAACCCCGCGCCAAGAAAGTGGCGGCACTCGAGACCGCGTCAAGCGACGCTACGGCAGAGCCAGCAGCTGCTCTGGCCGGCCCCGGTAGCGGGAGGAGGAGAGGGCGCAAGGTGAAGGCGATCGAATCTTCGGCGAGCGCCAAACGCGCACCTGTACGCCGTGCTCCAAAGGCTGTGCAGGCAGCGCCGGCTACGCCGATGACGGCAATCGATGAGATGGCGGATCTCCTGCAACTGGAAGAGGAGAATCAGCGACTGCGAAAGCTTCTGGCTGAAAAACTTCGCGCTGAAAATGCTGATCTGCGCAAACGGCTCAAGCTCGATTGA
- a CDS encoding aldehyde dehydrogenase (NADP(+)) — protein sequence MLTGKHLIAGRWKDGNGTFRSDTITGDDRTFSAGSVELVHEAVTAADEAFPAYSALSREARAGFLRTIAEEIDASGSQITAIGSAETGLPAARLEGERSRTTGQLRLFADHIADGLYLDRRHDVALPNRKPMPRPDIRLIQRPLGPVAVFGASNFPLAFSTAGGDTAAALAAGCPVVVKGHSAHPGTGELVAQAIEKAIGRCGMPLGVFSLIQGGNRAVGHALVQHPSIRAVGFTGSLAGGRSLFDLAMARPEPIPFFGELGSINPMFVLPSAAKTRAADIGRGWAGSLSQGVGQFCTNPGVAIVVAGTDTDSFVKAAVEELRKISPAPMLTASIARSYRDGTAALETAEGVTKEMGQAYPDRIAAPYLFRTNARNWLANPTLHSEVFGPSGIVVEASDVRELLDVATSFEGQLTFTVHLDDDDSSVARELLLLAERKAGRILCNGYPTGVEVCDTGISLGLNEKNSPVPPAANRTGAL from the coding sequence CGGGTGACGACCGCACATTCTCGGCCGGATCGGTTGAACTCGTGCACGAAGCGGTTACAGCTGCGGACGAGGCCTTCCCTGCTTACAGCGCATTATCCCGGGAAGCTCGCGCCGGCTTTCTGCGGACGATTGCGGAAGAGATCGACGCCAGCGGTTCGCAGATTACGGCGATCGGTTCGGCCGAGACCGGCCTGCCTGCGGCACGCCTCGAAGGGGAACGCTCTCGAACGACCGGACAGCTCCGGCTGTTTGCCGATCACATTGCCGACGGCTTATACCTTGACCGCCGTCACGATGTTGCGCTGCCTAATCGAAAACCTATGCCGCGGCCCGACATTCGTTTGATTCAGCGCCCGCTCGGACCGGTTGCGGTTTTCGGGGCCTCGAACTTCCCTCTGGCATTCTCGACGGCGGGAGGCGATACTGCCGCCGCCCTTGCTGCCGGCTGCCCGGTTGTGGTCAAGGGGCATAGCGCCCATCCCGGAACCGGCGAGCTCGTCGCACAGGCGATCGAGAAAGCGATCGGTCGCTGTGGCATGCCGCTTGGTGTGTTCAGCCTCATTCAAGGTGGAAATCGCGCCGTCGGCCATGCTTTGGTCCAGCATCCATCGATCAGGGCTGTCGGTTTCACAGGTTCGCTAGCCGGCGGCCGCTCCCTCTTCGACCTGGCGATGGCCAGGCCGGAGCCTATTCCGTTCTTCGGTGAGCTCGGCTCCATCAATCCGATGTTTGTCCTGCCGAGCGCGGCGAAAACGCGTGCAGCCGATATCGGCCGAGGTTGGGCCGGCTCGCTTTCCCAAGGAGTCGGTCAGTTTTGCACAAATCCCGGTGTCGCTATTGTCGTCGCAGGAACCGATACCGACAGCTTTGTGAAGGCGGCCGTGGAAGAGCTTCGGAAGATCTCCCCGGCTCCGATGCTGACAGCCTCCATTGCGCGGTCGTATCGCGATGGAACGGCAGCCCTTGAGACGGCCGAGGGCGTGACGAAGGAAATGGGGCAGGCCTACCCGGACCGGATTGCAGCACCCTACCTGTTCAGGACAAACGCCAGGAATTGGCTGGCAAATCCCACACTGCATTCCGAGGTCTTCGGACCGTCGGGCATCGTCGTTGAGGCGTCCGATGTCCGGGAACTGCTTGATGTTGCCACGTCGTTCGAAGGTCAATTGACCTTTACTGTTCATCTTGACGATGACGACAGCAGCGTCGCTCGTGAGCTTCTTTTGCTAGCGGAAAGAAAGGCCGGTCGGATTCTTTGCAACGGTTATCCGACCGGCGTGGAGGTCTGCGACACCGGGATCTCGCTTGGGCTCAATGAGAAGAATTCGCCCGTGCCGCCTGCAGCAAACAGGACCGGCGCATTATAG
- a CDS encoding type II toxin-antitoxin system VapC family toxin, whose protein sequence is MSRLYMLDTNIVSELARNPRGVVARRIAEVGPDAICVSIITASELRYGCAKKGSPKLLAQIEAILGSLAVLALDVPADDAYGGIRAELEAAGKPIGPNDLFIAAHASALGAVLVTANISEFMRIRPLQVENWLV, encoded by the coding sequence GTGAGCAGGCTTTATATGCTGGACACCAATATCGTCTCCGAGCTTGCCCGAAACCCGAGGGGTGTCGTCGCTCGGCGCATCGCCGAGGTTGGCCCCGATGCAATCTGCGTCAGTATTATCACGGCGTCGGAGTTACGCTACGGGTGCGCCAAAAAGGGATCACCGAAACTTCTAGCACAGATCGAAGCTATCCTTGGCAGCTTAGCGGTGCTTGCGCTGGATGTACCCGCCGATGATGCATACGGCGGCATCCGAGCTGAACTAGAGGCCGCTGGCAAGCCTATCGGTCCGAATGACCTATTTATCGCCGCCCACGCCTCCGCCCTCGGAGCAGTTCTGGTGACGGCCAACATAAGCGAGTTCATGCGTATTCGCCCTTTGCAGGTCGAAAACTGGTTGGTTTGA
- a CDS encoding AbrB/MazE/SpoVT family DNA-binding domain-containing protein, translating to MAHFRQQEPIPPREAKLFRNNKSQAVRIPADFELPGDRVMIHRDGDRLIIEPVHRKNLLEVLAGLEPLGPEDQFPDVDDTLLPLKEIDL from the coding sequence ATGGCCCATTTTCGACAACAAGAGCCTATTCCCCCGAGGGAGGCCAAGCTTTTCAGAAACAACAAGAGTCAGGCTGTGCGAATCCCGGCCGACTTTGAGCTACCCGGCGACCGAGTGATGATCCACCGCGACGGCGATCGGCTGATTATAGAGCCTGTGCACCGCAAGAACCTCCTGGAAGTCCTGGCAGGTTTGGAGCCGCTTGGCCCTGAAGATCAGTTCCCTGATGTAGACGATACCCTGCTTCCTTTGAAGGAAATCGACCTGTGA
- a CDS encoding ABC transporter permease, giving the protein MVKKDLGLLLLIVVVGIVVAIINPRFLLPINLANTANLIGLFGILSIGQAFVIITGGIELSVGSLVALLGVLFVDFIAVQDMSWMLALPLILALGAVIGAVHGWLITRLNLQPFVVTLCGLLIYRGAARFYTADGTAGFAFGQNFPDLEFLTAGRFYGVPNTFIALVIIAVVMWIMLHRSVFGRYLYAIGKNEEAARYSGIRTGRMIMSAYVICGLLTALSAIYFAMYTRSISPASHGQFYELYAIAAAVLGGFSLRGGEGSIIGVVLGTVLLQELQNLVNLLGIPSSLNFAVMGGVILIGVLIDQQWHVIRAKRRLVSAARQTEARLPNDGSVPMVASQD; this is encoded by the coding sequence ATGGTCAAAAAAGATCTCGGACTGCTGCTTTTGATCGTCGTCGTCGGCATCGTCGTCGCCATCATCAATCCGCGCTTCCTGCTGCCGATCAACCTGGCCAATACCGCCAACCTGATCGGCCTGTTCGGCATTCTGTCGATCGGCCAGGCCTTTGTCATCATTACAGGCGGTATCGAGCTTTCCGTAGGCTCGCTCGTCGCCCTTCTCGGCGTGCTGTTCGTCGACTTCATCGCGGTCCAGGATATGTCGTGGATGCTGGCGCTGCCGCTCATTCTCGCGCTTGGCGCGGTCATAGGCGCCGTCCACGGCTGGCTGATCACCCGGCTCAACTTGCAGCCCTTCGTCGTCACCCTTTGCGGCCTCTTGATTTATCGCGGGGCGGCACGCTTCTATACAGCCGATGGGACGGCGGGTTTTGCTTTCGGCCAGAATTTCCCGGACCTCGAATTTCTGACCGCCGGACGGTTCTACGGCGTTCCCAACACCTTCATCGCGCTTGTCATCATTGCCGTGGTCATGTGGATCATGCTGCATCGCTCAGTCTTCGGGCGTTATCTCTACGCGATCGGGAAGAACGAGGAGGCGGCCCGCTATTCCGGTATCCGCACCGGCCGCATGATCATGTCGGCCTATGTGATTTGCGGGCTGCTGACGGCGCTTTCGGCGATTTATTTCGCCATGTATACGCGCTCGATCTCGCCTGCGAGCCATGGCCAGTTCTACGAACTCTATGCGATTGCCGCTGCCGTCCTTGGCGGCTTTTCGCTTCGCGGCGGCGAGGGATCGATTATTGGCGTCGTGTTGGGCACGGTGCTGCTGCAGGAACTGCAGAATCTGGTGAATCTGCTTGGTATCCCATCATCGTTGAATTTCGCCGTCATGGGCGGCGTAATCCTCATCGGGGTGCTGATCGACCAGCAATGGCACGTAATCCGCGCAAAACGCCGCCTCGTCTCCGCCGCCCGGCAGACCGAGGCCCGCCTTCCGAATGATGGCAGCGTGCCCATGGTTGCCAGTCAGGATTAG